A portion of the Vicia villosa cultivar HV-30 ecotype Madison, WI unplaced genomic scaffold, Vvil1.0 ctg.000758F_1_1, whole genome shotgun sequence genome contains these proteins:
- the LOC131631008 gene encoding uncharacterized protein LOC131631008 — protein sequence MSVSPSEDKVSTGVMELVLRFPCEVKSAILNIEFDKGFLHIDEYPPDANQGFDIPSAIISFPDFHASLQFSDDSISKSPLMSKLQEKSHVLSYTEVLLVPLTTPDFSMPYNVITITCTVFALYFGSLLNVLRRRVAEEERLLKANKAPFLRQVLNILSSRFRGGSAESTQPKQPSSSFITPKLIIKIILVAGFAVVCQFYLK from the exons ATGAGTGTTTCACCTTCTGAAGACAAAGTATCAACAGGGGTGATGGAGTTGGTCCTCAGATTTCCTTGTGAGGTTAAATCTGCTATATTAAATATAGAGTTTGATAAG GGCTTCTTGCATATTGATGAATACCCTCCTGATGCCAATCAGGGATTTGATATTCCATCAGCAATAATAAGCTTTCCGGACTTCCATGCCAGTTTGCAATTTTCTGATGACTCTATAAGCAAGTCGCCATTGATGTCTAAATTACAG GAAAAAAGCCATGTTCTCTCATACACAGAAGTTTTACTTGTACCCTTGACAACTCCTGATTTCAGTATGCCTTACAACGTCATTACAATTACTTGCACGGTTTTTGCATTATATTTTGGATCCTTGCTAAATGTACTCCGAAGACGAGTAGCAGAGGAGGAAAGACTTTTGAAAG CAAACAAAGCTCCGTTCCTTCGTCAAGTACTAAATATATTGTCTTCAAGGTTTCGGGGAGGATCAGCAGAATCCACTCAACCAAAACAACCATCATCATCTTTCATTACTCCTAAAttgattattaagataatattggTTGCAGGATTTGCTGTTGTATGCCAATTTTACTTGAAATAA